A DNA window from Brassica napus cultivar Da-Ae chromosome A4, Da-Ae, whole genome shotgun sequence contains the following coding sequences:
- the LOC106449806 gene encoding 1-aminocyclopropane-1-carboxylate synthase 4, protein MDLLSRKATCNSHGQDSSYFLGWEEYEKNPHDVVKNPHGIIQMGLAENQLCFDLLESWLIQNPDAASFKRDGQSIFRELALFQDYHGLSSFKKALADFMSENRQTRVSFDSNNLVLTAGATSANETLMFCLANPGDAFLLPTPYYPGFDRDLKWRTGVEIVPIQCTSSNGFHITKLALEEAYEQAKKLNLNVKGVLITNPSNPLGTTTTQTELNILFEFISKNKNIHLVSDEIYSGTAFSSSEFISVMEILKTNQLENTDVFKRVHIVYSLSKDLGLPGFRVGAIYSNDKDVISAATKMSSFGLVSSQTQYLLSSLLSDKKFTKNYLRENQRRLKNRQRMLVTGLEAIGIGCLKSNAGLFCWVDMRHLLSSKTFEAEMDLWKKIVYEVKLNISPGSSCHCEEPGWFRVCFANMSEETLKLALKRLKKFVDNGTLSRSCQVGESQSLKSSRKKTTTTVSNWVFRLSFHDRDAEER, encoded by the exons ATGGATCTATTGTCAAGAAAAGCTACATGCAACAGTCATGGCCAAGACTCTTCGTATTTCCTTGGATGGGAAGAGTATGAGAAGAACCCTCATGATGTTGTCAAGAATCCTCACGGCATTATCCAAATGGGTCTTGCGGAAAATCAG CTATGCTTCGATCTTTTAGAGTCATGGCTTATACAAAACCCGGACGCGGCCAGTTTCAAGAGAGACGGACAGTCTATTTTCCGGGAACTCGCTCTCTTTCAAGACTATCATGGCCTCTCTTCCTTCAAAAAA GCGTTGGCTGATTTCATGTCCGAAAATAGACAAACCCGTGTTTCTTTCGATTCGAACAATCTTGTCCTCACGGCTGGAGCCACTTCTGCAAACGAAACTCTAATGTTTTGTCTTGCAAATCCTGGAGACGCTTTCTTGCTTCCCACGCCGTACTATCCAGG GTTTGATAGAGATCTAAAATGGCGAACTGGGGTTGAGATTGTACCGATCCAATGCACAAGTAGTAACGGGTTTCACATAACAAAACTTGCACTCGAAGAAGCCTACGAGCAAGCCAAGAAGCTTAACCTAAACGTCAAAGGAGTTCTCATAACCAACCCATCTAACCCTTTGGGCACGACAACAACCCAAACCGAACTTAACATTCTCTTTGAATTCATCTCTAAGAATAAGAATATACATCTAGTAAGCGACGAGATCTATTCAGGAACAGCCTTTAGCTCTTCAGAATTCATCAGTGTCATGGAGATTCTTAAAACCAACCAACTCGAAAACACAGATGTTTTTAAACGTGTCCACATTGTTTATAGCTTATCTAAAGATCTAGGCCTCCCTGGTTTTCGAGTTGGAGCTATTTACTCCAACGACAAAGATGTCATCTCTGCCGCTACAAAAATGTCTAGTTTCGGCCTTGTCTCCTCCCAAACACAATATCTATTATCCTCATTATTATCCGACAAGAAGTTCACCAAAAACTACCTTAGAGAAAACCAAAGACGGCTCAAGAATAGGCAAAGAATGCTCGTGACGGGTCTAGAGGCCATAGGGATCGGATGTCTCAAGAGCAATGCGGGACTCTTCTGTTGGGTCGACATGAGACATCTCCTTAGCTCCAAAACGTTCGAAGCCGAGATGGATCTTTGGAAGAAGATTGTTTACGAAGTGAAGCTCAACATCTCTCCAGGTTCGTCGTGCCATTGTGAAGAACCTGGctggtttagggtttgtttcGCGAACATGAGTGAGGAGACATTGAAGCTTGCTTTGAAGAGATTAAAGAAGTTCGTTGATAATGGAACCTTAAGTAGAAGTTGCCAAGTTGGTGAAAGCCAAAGCTTAAAGAGTTCGAGGAAGAAGACAACGACTACAGTTTCTAACTGGGTTTTCCGACTGTCGTTCCACGACCGTGATGCCGAGGAACGATAG
- the LOC106446451 gene encoding homeobox-leucine zipper protein HAT9 isoform X2, with the protein MMVVAGADLLCRQTSSHSGVSSFSTGRVVKRERDGCEESQEEEEKEKTERLISDYHEDEEGVSARKKLRLTKEQSALLEESFKHHSTLNPKQKQDLARQLNLRPRQVEVWFQNRRARTKLKQTEVDCEFLKKCCETLTDENIRLQKEIQELKTLKLTHPPFYMHMPASTLTMCPSCERIGGRSGGESGGKGVGGGSSVATTVVVDGGTSKGAFSISSKPHFFNPCTNSSAAC; encoded by the exons ATGATGGTGGTCGCCGGAGCTGACCTGCTCTGCCGTCAGACTTCATCTCACAGCGGAGTCTCTTCTTTCTCAACCGGAAGAGtagtgaagagagagagagacggctgCGAAGAGtcgcaggaggaggaggagaaggagaagacggAGAGACTTATAAGTGACTAccatgaagatgaagaaggtgTTAGTGCTAGAAAAAAACTTAGGCTTACCAAAGAGCAATCTGCTCTTCTTGAGGAAAGCTTCAAGCACCATAGCACCCTTAATCCc AAGCAAAAACAAGATCTGGCAAGACAGCTGAATCTTAGGCCTAGACAAGTTGAAGTATGGTTCCAAAATAGAAGAGCCAG AACAAAGCTAAAGCAAACAGAAGTAGATTGTGAGTTTTTGAAGAAATGTTGTGAAACATTAACAGATGAGAACATAAGACTTCAGAAAGAGATTCAAgaactcaaaaccctaaaattgACTCATCCCCCCTTTTACATGCACATGCCTGCATCTACTCTCACGATGTGTCCTTCATGTGAAAGAATCGGTGGCAGAAGCGGCGGCGAAAGCGGAGGAAAAGGTGTCGGAGGCGGCAGCAGCGTGGCTACCACGGTGGTTGTGGATGGAGGTACGTCGAAGGGAGCTTTCTCCATCTCGTCAAAGCCTCACTTCTTCAACCCTTGTACTAATTCCTCTGCAGCTTGTTGA
- the LOC106446451 gene encoding homeobox-leucine zipper protein HAT9 isoform X1 — protein MGFDDSCNTGLVLGLGLSPSSNNYNNTIKRSSGYKSDPSLTLSLSGDPSMMVVAGADLLCRQTSSHSGVSSFSTGRVVKRERDGCEESQEEEEKEKTERLISDYHEDEEGVSARKKLRLTKEQSALLEESFKHHSTLNPKQKQDLARQLNLRPRQVEVWFQNRRARTKLKQTEVDCEFLKKCCETLTDENIRLQKEIQELKTLKLTHPPFYMHMPASTLTMCPSCERIGGRSGGESGGKGVGGGSSVATTVVVDGGTSKGAFSISSKPHFFNPCTNSSAAC, from the exons ATGGGTTTCGATGATTCATGCAACACAGGTCTTGTTCTTGGATTAGGTCTCTCACCAAGTTCAAACAATTACAATAATACCATCAAACGTTCCTCCGGCTACAAGTCCGACCCATCGTTGACTCTAAGCCTCTCCGGCGATCCATCAATGATGGTGGTCGCCGGAGCTGACCTGCTCTGCCGTCAGACTTCATCTCACAGCGGAGTCTCTTCTTTCTCAACCGGAAGAGtagtgaagagagagagagacggctgCGAAGAGtcgcaggaggaggaggagaaggagaagacggAGAGACTTATAAGTGACTAccatgaagatgaagaaggtgTTAGTGCTAGAAAAAAACTTAGGCTTACCAAAGAGCAATCTGCTCTTCTTGAGGAAAGCTTCAAGCACCATAGCACCCTTAATCCc AAGCAAAAACAAGATCTGGCAAGACAGCTGAATCTTAGGCCTAGACAAGTTGAAGTATGGTTCCAAAATAGAAGAGCCAG AACAAAGCTAAAGCAAACAGAAGTAGATTGTGAGTTTTTGAAGAAATGTTGTGAAACATTAACAGATGAGAACATAAGACTTCAGAAAGAGATTCAAgaactcaaaaccctaaaattgACTCATCCCCCCTTTTACATGCACATGCCTGCATCTACTCTCACGATGTGTCCTTCATGTGAAAGAATCGGTGGCAGAAGCGGCGGCGAAAGCGGAGGAAAAGGTGTCGGAGGCGGCAGCAGCGTGGCTACCACGGTGGTTGTGGATGGAGGTACGTCGAAGGGAGCTTTCTCCATCTCGTCAAAGCCTCACTTCTTCAACCCTTGTACTAATTCCTCTGCAGCTTGTTGA